A region of Lycium barbarum isolate Lr01 chromosome 3, ASM1917538v2, whole genome shotgun sequence DNA encodes the following proteins:
- the LOC132630458 gene encoding uncharacterized protein LOC132630458 yields MADTSKLHPATTVTNIKSCIPIVLDYEGSQYNNWATLFKLHCRANLVIDHILPPASPTVPPPATAAEKLTTKALWERLDDIVRQWIYGTISNDLLNTIIHQEDTAAEAWNRLVHLF; encoded by the coding sequence ATGGCTGACACCTCCAAGTTGCACCCTGCGACTACAGTCACcaatatcaaatcatgcattcctaTTGTTCTTGACTATGAAGGAAGCCAATACAACAATTGGGCTACCCTCTTCAAGCTCCATTGCCGAGCAAACTTGGTGATCGACCACATACTACCTCCTGCCTCCCCCACCGTGCCACCACCGGCAACGGCAGCCGAGAAACTTACTACGAAGGCTCTATGGGAACGGCTAGATGACATTGTTCGTCAATGGATATATGGTACCATATCGAATGATCTTCTCAACACGATCATTCATCAAGAGGACACTGCAGCCGAGGCATGGAATCGTCTTGTTCATCTCTTTTAG